A single region of the Dehalococcoides mccartyi genome encodes:
- a CDS encoding 4Fe-4S dicluster domain-containing protein, which yields MFGYQNLSAGSPSPSGTQLIARRKLVKLHNPIPRHNSTEHIYLDTSKCFACWKCVENCPNGVIESISIFSHTHAHIRRPDVCKGCLKCAKVCPQQAITPVRSIVSSGAAL from the coding sequence GTGTTTGGCTACCAAAATCTATCGGCAGGAAGCCCGTCACCTTCAGGAACACAGCTAATCGCAAGGAGAAAACTGGTGAAACTACACAATCCTATACCTAGACACAACTCAACCGAACATATTTATCTTGATACGTCCAAATGCTTTGCTTGCTGGAAATGTGTTGAAAATTGTCCTAATGGTGTTATAGAAAGTATCAGCATTTTTTCCCACACTCATGCCCATATCCGCAGGCCAGATGTCTGCAAAGGGTGTTTGAAATGTGCTAAGGTCTGTCCTCAGCAGGCTATTACACCGGTGCGTTCTATAGTTAGTTCAGGGGCAGCCCTATGA
- a CDS encoding MerR family transcriptional regulator → MHYRVVEMRKSDINKQGLLRISEVAKATGVSLPTIHYYTREGLLFPSLKTAHNMAYYSPDCVKDILLIKELQSNKFLPLSVIKIILQARRDGQDIEHVAEMESVLGDIFQPTLDETKSGSISLAELISVSGLTETDIKELVAKGVIFASETEKGPVFEGIDIRIAQIAKRLFTFGLKPADFEIYRQYMEIIRSEFKTMHEIIHHLPNHEVIPLKELFKLASDFKGCLATKIYRQEARHLQEHS, encoded by the coding sequence ATGCACTATAGAGTAGTTGAGATGAGAAAATCAGATATAAACAAACAGGGACTACTGCGTATAAGTGAAGTCGCAAAAGCAACCGGGGTTTCTTTGCCGACTATCCACTACTATACCCGTGAAGGTCTGCTGTTTCCCTCCCTCAAGACGGCTCACAATATGGCCTACTATAGCCCTGATTGCGTTAAGGATATCCTGCTGATCAAAGAGCTTCAATCAAATAAATTCCTCCCTTTATCTGTAATAAAAATTATATTACAGGCCAGGCGGGATGGTCAGGATATTGAGCATGTGGCCGAGATGGAATCTGTACTGGGTGATATATTTCAGCCAACGCTTGATGAAACTAAATCCGGCAGTATATCTCTGGCTGAACTGATATCTGTCTCCGGTTTAACCGAAACAGATATAAAGGAACTGGTTGCCAAGGGAGTTATTTTTGCATCCGAAACTGAAAAAGGGCCGGTGTTTGAAGGTATAGATATACGTATCGCCCAAATAGCTAAACGGCTGTTTACATTTGGCTTGAAACCGGCTGATTTTGAGATTTACAGGCAATACATGGAAATAATCCGCAGTGAATTCAAAACTATGCATGAGATTATCCATCATTTGCCGAACCACGAAGTAATCCCCCTTAAAGAATTGTTTAAACTGGCAAGTGATTTCAAGGGGTGTTTGGCTACCAAAATCTATCGGCAGGAAGCCCGTCACCTTCAGGAACACAGCTAA
- a CDS encoding nitrogen fixation protein NifH, with amino-acid sequence MSEKVTWKDKLRADPIPWLLETDLSQPAVRYFTLRDIIGCGQNDAALKEAKASIMLSGPVPSILAAQSSEGYWLHPGAGYSPKYQSTVWQIVFLAQLGADKSDGRVKKGCNYLFEYNQSKAGWFSYNGTPSGFIHCLAGNLEAALIDLGWLEDERLQTAIEKHARFITGDGMADSAAAGVTDRYYAYTPGPMFNCGPNGGLSCGWGAVKSLNALSRIPPSKRTPAVIRALDRGLDFLFRYNPVAADYPFGTGSKPSSSWFSFGYPLGYAADILQTLDVLSALGYARDPRLAEAIDLVLSKQDPKGRWPMECRFTGKTWMDIEKNRHSSKWITLRALRVLKAAFPE; translated from the coding sequence ATGTCTGAAAAAGTAACATGGAAAGACAAATTGCGGGCAGACCCTATTCCTTGGTTACTGGAAACAGATTTATCCCAGCCGGCAGTCCGTTACTTTACCCTCAGGGATATTATCGGATGCGGGCAAAATGACGCTGCGCTGAAAGAAGCTAAGGCCTCCATTATGTTAAGCGGGCCTGTTCCCTCTATACTGGCTGCCCAGTCCTCTGAAGGGTACTGGCTGCACCCCGGTGCGGGTTATTCACCCAAATACCAGAGTACTGTCTGGCAGATTGTTTTTCTGGCCCAGCTGGGGGCAGATAAATCTGATGGCAGGGTAAAAAAAGGTTGCAATTACCTGTTTGAATATAACCAGTCAAAGGCCGGCTGGTTTTCTTATAACGGCACTCCTTCAGGTTTTATTCACTGTCTGGCGGGCAACCTTGAAGCGGCTCTGATAGATTTGGGGTGGCTGGAAGATGAACGTCTGCAAACTGCCATTGAAAAACATGCCAGATTTATTACCGGGGATGGCATGGCAGATTCCGCGGCTGCGGGTGTAACAGACCGCTATTATGCTTATACTCCCGGGCCAATGTTCAACTGCGGTCCTAATGGAGGATTGTCTTGCGGCTGGGGGGCTGTAAAGTCACTCAACGCCCTTAGCAGAATTCCTCCGTCAAAACGTACCCCGGCTGTAATACGGGCACTGGACCGAGGCTTGGATTTCCTGTTCCGGTACAACCCTGTGGCGGCGGATTACCCCTTTGGCACCGGCAGCAAACCAAGTTCCAGTTGGTTTAGTTTCGGTTATCCCTTGGGTTATGCAGCTGATATTCTGCAAACGCTGGATGTATTGTCCGCTCTGGGTTATGCCCGTGACCCCCGCTTGGCTGAAGCCATAGATTTGGTGCTTTCCAAGCAAGACCCCAAAGGACGCTGGCCTATGGAATGCCGCTTTACCGGCAAAACTTGGATGGACATAGAAAAAAACAGACATTCCAGCAAGTGGATTACCCTGCGGGCTCTCAGGGTTTTGAAAGCGGCTTTTCCAGAGTAA